Below is a genomic region from Methanobacterium sp..
GTTACAAATATTAGAGTGATTAAAAATGCTAAATATAATGTAATTATTTCTAAAAATGCAAGGGCAAAGATTACCACCATCAATAAAAGGAATGAAATGTGTAGTTCCACTGGAATTCCAGAAATACTGAATATTTTAAATGATGACTTCATTTTTTTCACCTGTATTAACTATTGACCTAACATGTTAATAAGTTTTCTTCAAATTATAAGATCGATTTTTAAAGGGCACTTTTTCATTTAAAGTAATAATATTCCATTATATTATTATAAAAAAGGTACTTATTAACCTTATCAACCTGGAACTTACAGTAATAAAAAATATAAGAATAAAGAAACATACTAAAATTGGGTGAATTTATGAAAGTAAGCGAATTTATAGGTAAAAAAGTTCTGGATAAAAACGCAAAGGAAATAGGTAAAGTGTCTGACATAGATATAGCGCCTAAGGAAGGATTAATTAATTCAATAACAGTTTCTACAGGCGATATATGGCCTAGAAATAAAAATTTTGAAATTAAATCTGAAGACATAAATCAGATAGGGGACTATTTACTTTTAAATATTGAAGGAAGTTCAATAGAAGAAATTGTGGAAGAGAAAAAGGAAACAGAAGAAGGAAGTCTCAAAAAAACAAGATTAACTCTTAATAAATAAAATATCATGTCTTCATAAAAATTCAAAAAATGGTATCCTGGGAGGCAGATTATGGAAGTTACTGATGTATGCGGTAAATCAATAGCAAAAGGATCATATGTCATATATCAGGGAACAGGTACTATGGGTAAAGTTGAAGCTATCAAAACTGTTGATAACGACGTATGGGCAAAAATTGGCAGTACAAACCTTTGGTATAAGATCAATACTCTCCAAATGATTGATAAAGGTGATGAAAAGCTTACAAAAGTTTCAAAAGAGGGTCTAAAAGAAAAAATCAGGAAAATCAAAAAAACTGTCGGCGAAGATGTTGATATGTCCTCTGAGCTATGTGATGGTGGAGGATAAGCTTAAATTTCCTCATTTTTTTAGAATAATTTTATTAGTTTTTATTTTTTATAGGCTCTGCAGAAATCCTTTTTAAATTTTGATAGATATAAATGAATAAAAAAATAGTATTTACAGTTTTAAATTCATAAACCTATTAATATATCCATAATTTATTAATATCACTTAATTTAATAGTATTAATTAGAATTTCGTTATATTACAATATAACGAAGTAATCTAAAACCATGAAAAAACATGGAAAATTCAAATTCCAAAAAACTTAAAAACATATTCATTCAAGTTCCTATATATATCTCAAACATCACCTATTATGCCATTTTAGGCCAATTTTCTAAAAATCATAGATTTTCAACGCTTTCTTAAAAAATATGCTTACATTAACTCCTGCTCTTTTTTACTGAAAAGATATGCTGATGCTGATATTGTAGCTACTGCAAAAAGCCCTAAAACTGCAGTGTTAACGTATAACGGCAGTACAGATTCATGGAGAATTGTAAAACGTAGCGCGTCCACTCCATAAGTCAGTGGATTCAAATAAACTGCAAACTGCAGCCATTCTGGAAGTCCAGTTATTGGAAAAAGTGCTCCACTTAGTAAAAACATTGGAAGCACTATAAAACTTAAAATAAGGTTAAATCCTTCCATACTATCTGTAAATGACGCTATCATAAGTCCTAAACAGGCTAATCCCATAGAAATCAGTATAATAAGTAATGTGCTCACCAGAAAGCAGGAGATTGTCATGGAAATTCCAACTATGAATGATAAAAGCAGTAATATAACTCCCTGGATCAAAGATGCAGTACTTATTCCCAGTGCTTTACCTATTACAACTGAAGGTCGCGAAATTGGGGCTACAAGAATCTCTTTTAAAAATCCGTATTGACGATCAATTATTACTGAAACTCCTGAAAATACAGAAGTAAATAGGAGAGTCTGCCCTATTATTCCTGGAAATATGAATTGCTGGTAATCCAGTCCTATTCCTCCGAATCTCAAAGCAGCCCCTAAACCAGTTCCAAAGATTATTAACCATAAAAGAGGTGTTACAACAGAAGTTACAATACGGGACTTATATCTGATGTATCTTTTCGTTTCTCGAAGCCAGATTGTGTAAATTCCTTCTAATTCTGCCATTTATTTTCTCCCCTTCATGCTGGATCCTGTGTATTTTATAAATACATCTTCCAGGTTTGGATGATCAAGTTCAACAGATTTAACTTCAATCCTGTTTTGAACTGCAAAATTTACAACATTTGTAATTAGATTTTCTCCTCTTTCAACCATTAATTTAAT
It encodes:
- a CDS encoding PRC-barrel domain-containing protein, translated to MKVSEFIGKKVLDKNAKEIGKVSDIDIAPKEGLINSITVSTGDIWPRNKNFEIKSEDINQIGDYLLLNIEGSSIEEIVEEKKETEEGSLKKTRLTLNK
- a CDS encoding DUF2098 domain-containing protein, which gives rise to MEVTDVCGKSIAKGSYVIYQGTGTMGKVEAIKTVDNDVWAKIGSTNLWYKINTLQMIDKGDEKLTKVSKEGLKEKIRKIKKTVGEDVDMSSELCDGGG
- a CDS encoding ABC transporter permease, whose translation is MAELEGIYTIWLRETKRYIRYKSRIVTSVVTPLLWLIIFGTGLGAALRFGGIGLDYQQFIFPGIIGQTLLFTSVFSGVSVIIDRQYGFLKEILVAPISRPSVVIGKALGISTASLIQGVILLLLSFIVGISMTISCFLVSTLLIILISMGLACLGLMIASFTDSMEGFNLILSFIVLPMFLLSGALFPITGLPEWLQFAVYLNPLTYGVDALRFTILHESVLPLYVNTAVLGLFAVATISASAYLFSKKEQELM